A genome region from Actinobacillus arthritidis includes the following:
- the fusA gene encoding elongation factor G, which translates to MARITPIEQYRNIGISAHIDAGKTTTSERILFYTGVSHKIGEVHDGATTMDWMEQEQERGITITSVATTAFWSGMSQQYKQHRINVIDTPGHVDFTIEVERSMRVLDGAVMVYCAVGGVQPQSETVWRQANKYQVPRIAFVNKMDRTGANFLRVVEQIKTRLGGNSVALQLPIGAEDSFKGVVDLIKMKAINWNEADQGMTFTYEDIPADMLDACEERRAMLVEAATEASEELMEKFFSGEELTEEEIKTALRQRVLAGEIIPVCCGSAFKNKGVQAMLDAVIDYLPAPTDIPAIKGINEDETEGERHASDDEPFAALAFKIATDPFVGNLTFFRVYSGVINSGDTVYNSVKQKRERFGRIVQMHANKREEIKEVRAGDIAAAIGLKDVGTGDTLCAQDAPIILERMEFPEPVISVAVEPKTKADQEKMGLALGRLAQEDPSFRVHTDEESGETIISGMGELHLDIIVDRMRREFKVEANIGKPQVSYRETIRTRVNDVEGKHAKQSGGRGQYGHVVIDLYPLDPEGPGYEFVNEIKGGVIPGEFIPAVDKGIQEQLKSGPLAGYPVEDIGVRLHFGSYHDVDSSELAFKLATSLAFKAAFAKANPVLLEPIMKVEVETPPDYVGDVIGDLSRRRAMVNGQEANEFVVKINAEVPLSEMFGYATDLRSQTQGRASYSMEPLKYAEAPTSVANAIIEARKAK; encoded by the coding sequence ATGGCTCGTATAACTCCTATTGAGCAATATCGTAACATCGGTATTAGTGCTCACATTGATGCAGGTAAAACAACTACCTCTGAGCGTATTTTGTTCTATACAGGCGTAAGTCACAAAATCGGTGAAGTTCACGATGGTGCGACAACAATGGACTGGATGGAACAAGAACAAGAGCGTGGTATCACGATCACATCTGTCGCAACGACAGCATTCTGGTCTGGTATGTCACAACAATACAAACAGCACCGTATCAACGTTATCGATACTCCAGGACACGTAGACTTTACTATCGAAGTAGAGCGTTCAATGCGTGTTCTTGACGGTGCGGTAATGGTTTACTGTGCGGTAGGTGGTGTTCAGCCTCAATCTGAAACTGTATGGCGTCAAGCAAATAAATACCAAGTTCCACGTATTGCGTTCGTAAATAAAATGGACCGTACAGGTGCAAACTTCTTACGTGTTGTTGAGCAAATCAAAACTCGTTTAGGTGGTAACTCTGTTGCATTACAACTTCCTATCGGTGCGGAAGATAGCTTCAAAGGTGTAGTTGACTTAATCAAAATGAAAGCAATTAACTGGAATGAAGCTGACCAAGGTATGACTTTTACATACGAAGATATCCCTGCGGATATGCTTGATGCATGTGAAGAACGTCGTGCGATGTTAGTTGAAGCAGCGACTGAAGCATCAGAAGAGTTAATGGAAAAATTCTTTAGTGGTGAAGAGCTAACTGAAGAAGAAATCAAAACAGCATTACGTCAACGTGTATTAGCAGGCGAAATCATCCCTGTTTGCTGTGGCTCTGCATTCAAAAATAAAGGTGTTCAAGCAATGCTTGATGCAGTAATCGATTATTTACCGGCACCGACTGATATCCCAGCAATCAAAGGTATCAACGAAGATGAAACTGAAGGTGAGCGTCACGCAAGCGATGATGAGCCATTTGCGGCATTAGCATTCAAAATTGCAACTGACCCATTCGTAGGTAACTTAACATTCTTCCGTGTTTACTCTGGTGTAATCAATTCTGGTGATACAGTTTACAACTCAGTAAAACAAAAACGTGAACGTTTCGGTCGTATCGTACAGATGCACGCTAACAAACGTGAAGAAATCAAAGAAGTTCGTGCGGGCGATATCGCGGCGGCAATCGGTTTAAAAGATGTTGGTACAGGTGACACCTTATGTGCACAAGACGCACCAATTATTCTTGAGCGTATGGAATTCCCAGAGCCAGTAATTTCTGTAGCAGTAGAACCAAAAACTAAAGCTGACCAAGAGAAAATGGGCTTAGCATTAGGTCGTCTTGCACAAGAAGACCCTTCATTCCGTGTTCACACAGATGAAGAGTCAGGTGAAACTATCATCTCAGGTATGGGTGAGTTACACTTAGATATCATCGTTGACCGTATGCGTCGTGAATTCAAAGTTGAAGCGAACATCGGTAAACCACAAGTATCTTACCGTGAAACTATCCGTACACGTGTTAACGATGTTGAAGGTAAACACGCAAAACAATCTGGTGGTCGCGGTCAGTACGGTCACGTTGTAATCGACTTATACCCATTAGACCCAGAAGGTCCTGGTTACGAGTTCGTGAACGAGATCAAAGGTGGTGTGATTCCTGGTGAATTTATCCCAGCAGTTGATAAAGGTATCCAAGAACAACTTAAATCTGGTCCATTAGCGGGTTACCCAGTAGAAGACATCGGTGTACGTTTACACTTCGGTTCATACCACGATGTTGACTCATCTGAGTTAGCGTTCAAACTTGCGACGTCATTAGCGTTTAAAGCGGCGTTCGCAAAAGCTAACCCAGTATTACTTGAGCCAATCATGAAAGTTGAAGTGGAAACTCCACCAGACTACGTTGGTGATGTAATCGGTGACTTAAGCCGTCGTCGTGCAATGGTTAACGGTCAAGAAGCGAATGAGTTCGTTGTTAAGATCAATGCAGAAGTTCCATTATCAGAAATGTTTGGTTATGCAACAGACTTACGTTCACAAACTCAAGGTCGTGCATCTTACTCAATGGAACCATTAAAATACGCAGAAGCACCTACAAGTGTTGCTAATGCAATTATTGAAGCTCGTAAAGCTAAATAA
- the aqpZ gene encoding aquaporin Z: MMKKYFAEFFGTFWLVFGGHGSAVLATGIPELGIGYAGVSLAFGLTVLTMAYAVGHISGGHFNPAVSIGLLVGGRFNAKDLVPYIVAQVVGAIAAATVLYTIASGARGFDVTAGFASNGFAEHSPHGYSMVAALVIEVVLTAFFLIIIMGATDKRAPAGFAPIAIGLGLTLIHLISIPVTNTSVNPARSTGVALFQGSWAIEQLWLFWVAPILGAIIGALVYRFIAEEK; encoded by the coding sequence ATAATGAAAAAATATTTCGCCGAGTTTTTCGGTACATTTTGGTTAGTATTTGGTGGTCACGGTAGTGCAGTTTTAGCGACAGGTATTCCGGAGTTAGGTATTGGTTATGCAGGCGTATCACTGGCATTTGGTTTAACCGTATTAACCATGGCTTATGCAGTAGGTCATATTTCAGGTGGTCACTTTAACCCAGCAGTTTCGATTGGCTTATTAGTAGGTGGTCGTTTTAATGCAAAAGATTTAGTGCCTTATATTGTGGCACAAGTTGTCGGTGCGATTGCGGCAGCAACAGTGTTATATACGATTGCTTCGGGCGCAAGAGGTTTTGATGTTACGGCTGGTTTTGCAAGTAACGGTTTTGCAGAACACTCACCTCACGGTTATTCAATGGTGGCGGCACTTGTGATTGAAGTGGTGTTAACCGCATTCTTCTTAATTATCATTATGGGTGCAACCGACAAACGTGCACCGGCAGGTTTTGCACCGATTGCGATTGGTTTAGGTTTAACGTTAATTCACTTAATTTCAATTCCGGTAACTAATACTTCGGTAAATCCGGCTCGTTCAACCGGTGTTGCATTATTCCAAGGTTCTTGGGCGATTGAACAATTATGGTTATTCTGGGTTGCACCAATTTTAGGTGCGATTATCGGTGCATTAGTATATCGTTTTATTGCTGAAGAAAAATAA
- the rpsG gene encoding 30S ribosomal protein S7 has product MPRRRSVEPRKILPDPKFGSELLAKFINVLMVDGKKSTAESIIYGALETLAQRTGKEALEAFEAALENVRPTVEVKSRRVGGSTYQVPVEVRPARRNALAMRWIVEATRKRGDKSMALRLANELSDARDNKGSAVKKREDVHRMAEANKAFAHYRW; this is encoded by the coding sequence ATGCCACGTCGTCGTAGTGTTGAACCTCGCAAAATTCTTCCAGATCCGAAGTTCGGTTCAGAATTACTTGCAAAATTTATTAATGTTTTAATGGTAGATGGTAAAAAATCTACTGCAGAATCAATTATTTACGGTGCTTTAGAAACTTTAGCACAACGTACTGGTAAAGAAGCTTTAGAAGCTTTCGAAGCGGCGTTAGAAAACGTACGTCCAACAGTAGAGGTTAAATCTCGTCGTGTTGGTGGTTCTACTTACCAAGTACCAGTTGAAGTTCGTCCAGCTCGTCGTAACGCATTAGCTATGCGTTGGATCGTTGAAGCGACTCGTAAACGTGGTGACAAATCAATGGCATTACGTTTAGCTAACGAACTTTCAGATGCAAGAGATAACAAAGGCTCAGCTGTTAAGAAACGTGAAGACGTTCACCGTATGGCTGAAGCAAACAAAGCGTTTGCTCACTACCGTTGGTAA
- the rpsL gene encoding 30S ribosomal protein S12: MATINQLVRKPRVKKVVKSNVPALEACPQKRGVCTRVYTTTPKKPNSALRKVCRIRLTNGFEVTSYIGGEGHNLQEHSVVLIRGGRVKDLPGVRYHTVRGALDCAGVKDRKQGRSKYGVKRPKA; the protein is encoded by the coding sequence ATGGCAACTATCAACCAATTAGTACGCAAACCGCGTGTGAAAAAGGTTGTAAAAAGCAACGTTCCTGCATTAGAGGCTTGCCCGCAGAAACGTGGCGTGTGTACTCGTGTATACACTACTACACCTAAGAAACCGAACTCAGCATTACGTAAAGTATGCCGTATTCGTTTAACAAATGGCTTTGAAGTAACTTCATACATCGGTGGTGAAGGTCATAACTTACAAGAACACAGTGTTGTATTAATCCGTGGTGGTCGTGTTAAAGACTTACCGGGTGTGCGTTATCACACTGTACGTGGTGCACTTGACTGTGCAGGCGTTAAAGACCGTAAACAAGGTCGTTCTAAATACGGCGTTAAACGTCCTAAAGCTTAA
- the tsaA gene encoding tRNA (N6-threonylcarbamoyladenosine(37)-N6)-methyltransferase TrmO yields MISAQLSIKPIGIVYSPYDEKFSIPRQPNLVNEGKGILKLLPPYNSPDAVRGIEQFSHLWLIFQFHQIPEREWHATVRPPRLGGNERIGVFASRATHRPNPIGLSKVALEGVEISNGEVLLKLGSVDLVNGTPILDIKPYIAYADSEPDARSGFAQDKPQAKLAVEFSEQVLQAVKFCQNFANFGITQPLDFIRNVIEQDPRPAYQQGKITGRIYGMNLAGYNIRWQICMQNANKAIVLNIENELNGKKPL; encoded by the coding sequence ATGATTTCTGCCCAACTTTCCATTAAACCGATCGGAATTGTTTATAGTCCTTATGATGAAAAATTTTCTATACCGCGTCAGCCAAATTTAGTGAATGAAGGAAAAGGTATATTAAAGCTACTACCGCCTTATAATTCGCCTGATGCGGTGAGAGGTATTGAGCAATTTAGCCATTTGTGGCTAATTTTCCAATTTCATCAAATCCCCGAGCGAGAATGGCATGCAACGGTACGTCCGCCTCGTTTAGGTGGGAATGAACGGATAGGTGTGTTTGCTAGTCGAGCGACACATCGTCCAAATCCGATTGGCTTATCTAAAGTAGCATTAGAAGGTGTTGAGATTAGTAATGGAGAAGTATTATTAAAACTAGGTAGTGTGGATTTAGTTAATGGTACGCCAATTCTAGATATTAAACCTTATATTGCGTATGCCGACAGTGAACCTGATGCGCGTTCCGGTTTTGCGCAAGATAAACCGCAAGCCAAACTGGCGGTTGAGTTCTCGGAACAAGTATTACAAGCGGTCAAATTTTGCCAAAATTTTGCAAATTTCGGTATTACACAGCCACTTGATTTTATTCGTAATGTGATTGAGCAAGACCCTCGTCCGGCTTATCAACAAGGTAAAATTACTGGGCGGATTTATGGCATGAACCTTGCCGGCTATAATATTCGTTGGCAAATTTGTATGCAAAACGCCAATAAAGCTATCGTTCTGAATATCGAAAATGAACTTAATGGGAAAAAGCCCCTCTAA
- the slyD gene encoding peptidylprolyl isomerase codes for MKIAKNVVPSIAYQVRTQDGVLVDEAPVNQPLEYLHGHNNLVEGLEKALEGKAVGDVFEVRVKPEEGYGEYNENMVQRVPKDVFMGVDELEVGMRFIADTDLGPLPVVITEVDGDEVVVDGNHMLAGQELLFSVEVVATREATLEEIAHGHIHSGHEHGGCCGGHGEEGGCGCGGHDHDHEHHHHHHDHGVRGCGGHH; via the coding sequence ATGAAAATCGCAAAAAATGTTGTTCCAAGCATTGCTTATCAAGTTCGTACGCAAGATGGCGTGTTAGTTGATGAAGCACCGGTAAACCAGCCGTTAGAATATTTACATGGTCATAACAATCTTGTTGAAGGTTTAGAAAAAGCACTTGAAGGCAAAGCAGTTGGTGATGTTTTTGAAGTTCGCGTTAAACCGGAAGAAGGTTACGGCGAATACAACGAAAATATGGTTCAACGTGTACCAAAAGATGTATTTATGGGCGTTGATGAGTTAGAAGTCGGTATGCGTTTTATCGCTGATACGGATTTAGGTCCATTACCGGTAGTTATTACTGAAGTTGACGGTGATGAAGTTGTGGTAGACGGTAACCATATGTTAGCAGGTCAAGAATTACTTTTCTCTGTTGAAGTGGTTGCAACACGTGAAGCGACACTAGAAGAAATCGCACACGGTCATATTCATTCAGGTCACGAACACGGCGGTTGCTGTGGTGGTCACGGTGAGGAAGGCGGTTGCGGATGTGGCGGTCACGATCATGATCACGAACATCACCACCATCATCACGATCACGGCGTACGCGGTTGCGGTGGTCACCACTAA
- a CDS encoding SIMPL domain-containing protein (The SIMPL domain is named for its presence in mouse protein SIMPL (signalling molecule that associates with mouse pelle-like kinase). Bacterial member BP26, from Brucella, was shown to assemble into a channel-like structure, while YggE from E. coli has been associated with resistance to oxidative stress.) — translation MKLQKILAILPLAFTSMVSHAEEKATTNNMPTQFSFSTEVSRTVEKDLMRAMVYSQKVGKSLSELKSTVSTNLNKVIADAKPYMGIKIQTEGVSSYPNYNQKNKVDGWVVEGRILFETKDFVAMAKVLDNLGDEVAISHISFSVSPEKMAALEDEMTLDIIKQFQHKAEVVQKGLNAKRYTLSQVQLETPNGEGMHQRPMMAMAKSSYAAQESSLPLEAGSETISARASGTVTFE, via the coding sequence ATGAAATTACAAAAAATTCTTGCAATTTTACCGCTTGCTTTCACTAGCATGGTAAGTCATGCCGAAGAAAAAGCAACAACAAACAATATGCCAACTCAATTTTCCTTCTCTACGGAAGTGAGCCGTACAGTAGAGAAAGACTTAATGCGAGCAATGGTTTATAGCCAGAAAGTCGGCAAGTCATTATCAGAACTTAAATCAACGGTATCGACAAATCTGAACAAAGTGATTGCGGATGCGAAACCTTATATGGGCATTAAAATTCAGACGGAAGGTGTGAGCAGTTACCCTAATTATAATCAAAAAAATAAAGTAGATGGCTGGGTGGTAGAAGGCCGAATTCTGTTTGAAACCAAAGATTTTGTTGCGATGGCGAAAGTGCTGGATAATTTAGGCGATGAAGTGGCGATTAGTCATATTTCATTTAGTGTTTCGCCGGAAAAAATGGCGGCATTGGAAGATGAAATGACCTTAGATATTATCAAACAATTTCAGCATAAGGCGGAAGTAGTACAGAAAGGCTTAAATGCGAAACGTTATACCTTAAGCCAAGTACAATTAGAAACGCCTAATGGTGAAGGTATGCATCAACGCCCGATGATGGCGATGGCAAAAAGCAGTTATGCCGCACAGGAGAGCAGTTTGCCACTTGAAGCGGGCAGTGAAACGATTTCAGCAAGAGCATCCGGTACGGTGACCTTCGAGTAA